The Rubripirellula reticaptiva DNA window TCGTCGGGTTCAATGCCGCGCCCAAGTCCGAATGTCATCAGCTTTTCGGTCATTGTCGACACAAACATCTCGGGACGCGCAAGTATACCTGTTTCCAGGGCGTCGATTCCATTGATCCTTTGTCCATCCGGCATCATTCCGTCGGAATCGATCGCAAGTTCACCATCAAAATCGCGCCAACGTCCGACGGCGTCAAAGTTTTCGAGCGAAAAACCGACCGGATCCATCAAGTCATGACAACTGGCACAAGCCGGATCCGCACGGTGCTGGGCTAATCGTTCGCGAACGCTGGTCGCCGCCAACGTCGACTTTTCCTTTAGATTCGGCACATTGGCCGGCGGCGGAGGCGGAGCCGTTCCGAGGATATTCTTCAGGATCCAGTGGCCACGGATCGTTGGCGATGTTCGCGTCGCATAGGACGTCACGGTCAGGATACTGCCATGACGAAGGATTCCGCCCCGGATGCTGTCGGCTGGCAAGTTGACTCGGCGAAACTGACTGCCAAAGACATGACCGACGCCATAGTGCTTGGCCAATCGCTGGTTCAAATAGGTGTAGTCTGAATCGATCAGCCCCAGCACGCTGCGATCGTTTCGAACCATGTCGCGGAACAGCTCTTCGGTTTCTCGCCGAAACGCTTCGCGCAAGTTGTCGTCAAAGTCGGGGAACAACCGCAGGTCGGGAGTGATCGAATCGAGGTTGCGAAGATACAGCCACTGCGAAGCAAAGTTCGTCGTCAGTGAATCTGACCGATCGTCTGCCAACATTCGCGTCACCTGTTTGGCCAGCACTTCGGGGTCATGCAACTGGTTCGCCTCGGCAAGCGACAACAATTCATCATCCGGAATGCTGCTCCATAAAAAGAACGACAACCGCGACGCCAGTTCCACGTCGCTGATGGGAACCGAGCGACGCTCGGCATCGTCTTCGGCATGATCGGATTCGACCCGAAACAGAAAATTGGGGTTTACCAAGATTGACGTTAACGCCGACTCGACGCCGGCATCAAAACCGCCTTCGCGATCGCCTTCGGAAAAGAAGAACATCGGTGACTCTAGGTCTTCGTCCGTGATCGGGCGACGGTACGCGCGACGGGCTAAAGTTCGGACGATCTGTTCGCCACATTCCATGCGTTCCTGCGCCGCAGCGTCATCGCTGGGCCGGCAAACAAAGATTCGCTTGTCGCTTGCCGATCGTGCGTTGGCGTCTGCCCGATCTGATTTCGTCGGCGCCAGCGGGCCAATGATCGAAACTTGAAAAATCGCGGGTTCGGCGCGCGGGTGACGGTGCCGGTTGTAGCTGGCGTCGAACGGTTGGCGTTTGGTTTGTGCTAGCGAAGCACCCTTGCTAGGGAATGTGACTCCGATGCGATGCGAGCCTCGGACTACGTCGATGCGAGTTCGCAAGTTTGAGTCGACGTGAGTGAAGTCTTTTCGGCCTGGTGGTGGCTTGACGGTGAACTGATGCTCTCGCTGGTCATCGACCAAAACGTCAATCTGGTGAGGCTCGGTTAAGCCTTCGACCATCTCGTCACGATCTCGCGTCAGTCGCAACTCGATCTCGTATTGACCCGACGCCGCAAAGTGGTGCTCGAACACCGTTCCACCTCGCGTGCCAAGCGGCAATCCTTCGACGTGCGCTAATTGAGTTCGGTCGGCAGGAACTCGAACCGTCAAACCGATCGGCCCCGAATCAGCACGCCCGACCGCCGATCGGGCGATCGCCTGAGCCGCCGAAACATAGCGACTCAGCAGCATCGGCGAGAGTTCACCGACTGTGATGTTGTCGAAGCCGTGGCTCGACTCATCAGGCGGCAACATCGCGACGGCATCGATGGGAATGCCCAACAAGTCGCGGATCGAGTTTTGATATTCCGTTCGAGTCAGCCGGCGAAGTGACTCGGTGCGGCCCGGATTCGGAAATTTGGTGGCTCGCTGGTCTAGCAAATCAGTCATCGCCGAAGTCACTGCCTGATACGCCTCCTCACTCGGCCGATCCGGATCGAAACCGTCTTCATCAGGACTATACTCGCTGGCTGGTGGCATCTGCCGAGTGCTGGTTCGTTTTAGGATCGCTTCCCAGACACGGCTGTCAAAGTTCGCCGCCGCAAGCGTTTCGGCCGAGAAATCGACAGATTCCAAGTCCAATCCACCGCTCGCATCCCCGCCGCTGTGGCAACCAATGCAGTTGTCCGAGACGAACGAAGTCACGGTGGCCAGATTTTGGTCATTCGCCGGCGGTGCGTCTGCAATGGCTGTCCGGCTAGAAAGAGCTGACAAGCTCGCCAAAACACAAACAGACAGTGCGATGGTGAATGCGAGAAGTTTCGTCACAGTTTTCATTTGCAGCAAATGGATCGGAACCGATTGCCTTTCATTCTAGCATCCATCGTTCCACAAGTGGGGGATCTTCGCCGTAAACGGACTCGGTAAGCCGGCGATCATCCCGGTCGACTCCCACAGCGACTGCGTCGCTTTGCGGAGCCAAGATCTTCGGCACCTTGCGTAGGGTCTGCTGGCAGCCAGATTGTGTGGTCTCGGAAAGAATCCCACGTTCGTTACCATACGCGTCATGGAACCCATCACTGAACATCACTCGTCGGACAAAGCCGTGACAGTCGATTCCAAAGTTTCATTGGTACTGCTTCGGTTTACCGGTGAAGACCGGCCAGGATTGACCGCGTCGCTTTCCGAATTGTTGGCATCCTTTGGTTGCTTGATCATCGACATCAACCAAGCGGTGATCCACCAGTCACTGCTGTTGGGTGTGCTGGTTCAAATTCCAGCAGAACAAGATCCTGATCGAGTCATCGAAGCGATGCAGGATCGTGGCGAGTCGTTGGGGCTGCGGTGTAAGCCGCGGCACATCCACGACGGGGACTATGACGCCTGGGTCGATCGCCAAGGAAAGTCACGGTTCATTCTGACGCTGCTATCGCGGGCCGTGACTGCGGAACAGTTCAGCGCCGTCAGCAGCATGTTGGCGCAACAGGGATTGAACATCGACGTCATCACTCGGTTGTCCGGTCGCCCCCCCCGCATCCCCACCAGCAAGCTGACTCGTGCCTGTGTCGAGTTCTCGATCCGCGGCGAACCGCGTGACAAAAACCAACTGAAAGCCAGTCTTCTGGAACTTTCTAGCAGCTTGGAACTCGACTTGGCTTGGCAGCGAGATGACGCCTTTCGACGGAACCGCCGCGTCGTCGCGTTCGACATGGATTCGACACTGCTGCAAGCCGAAGTGATCGACGAGCTGGCCAAGGAAGCAGGCGTTGGTGACGAAGTCATCGCAATCACCGAAGCGGCAATGCGAGGTGAAATCGATTTTGATGAATCGCTGCGTCAGCGTGTCAGCAAGCTGGCCGGATTATCGGAGTCGGTGTTGCCGATCATCGCCGAGCGATTGGAGTTGACCGAGGGCGCCGAGCGGTTGCTAACGTCACTGCGTCGGTTTGGATATCGAACCGCTATTTTGTCGGGCGGATTTTCGTACTTCGGCGAGTACCTGAAAAAGCGTTTAAAGATTGACTATGTCTACGCGAACGAGCTGGAAATCGTCGATGGCAAGTTGACTGGACGTGTGACAGGCGAAATCGTCAACGCCCAGCGAAAAGCCGAATTGCTGCAGTCGCTTGCAGATGCCGAGGGCGTCGACCGAAAGCAGTTGATCGCGATCGGTGACGGCGCAAACGATCTGCCAATGTTGGCTCGCGCGGGACTCGGTATTGCATTCCACGCAAAACCAATCGTTCGCCAATCAGCCGAACACCAAATGTCGACGCTGGGACTAGATGCTGTTCTGTATTTGCTGGGCGTGCGAGACCGCGACTTGGAATAGATCGCGAATTAGGCTTGGCTGGCCGGTTTCGCGAATATCTTTTTTGCCAACAAAACCACTGCCAATACAATCGCGCCGATCAAAACGCCGATGATTCCGTTCAGTACCATGGTCGAAATGCTGGCCAGAAATCCACCAATTGGTTCGATCGCCGCAACGCGATGTTCGACCGATTCAATGAAATGGTGGATCGGCGCGATTCCGTGGGCAAGCAGTCCGCCGCCGACCAAGAACATCGCGACCGTGCCGGCCAACGACAAGAATTTCATTAGATACGGCGCCAGCGTTAGAATCGACGTTCCAATCGACCGTCGCAGGGATGACGCTGGCTTAGCCGGACTGGTCAGAATCAGATGTCTACCAAGGTCGTCCAGCTTGACGATTCCCGCCACTAAACCGTAGACGCCGACCGTCATCAACAGGCTAATCGCCACCAAAACGGCGACTCGCGTCATGAATGGTTCCGTCGCTACGGTCCCCAGAGTGATGACGACAATCTCAGCCGACAAAATGAAGTCGGTGCGAATCGCGCCGGCGATCTTGGTCTTTTCGGCTGCCACAATGTCGACCGAGTTATCAGCGATCAACGACTCGTGCTCTCGAGCGTGTTTTTCGTCTTCCGGATCATGAAAGAACGCATGCGCCAGTTTTTCGCAGCCTTCGAAACAAAGATAAGCACCGCCGGCGATCAACAGTGGGTCAATTGACCAAGGTGCGATCGCGCTAAGCGTTAATGCCGACGGGACCAGGATTACCTTGTTCAATAGCGATCCCTTCGCGACTGCCCACACGACTGGCAATTCGCGACTGGCGTCGACACCCGAAACCTGCTGAGCGTTCAGAGCCAAGTCGTCGCCCAAGACGCCGGCGGTCTTTTTAGCAGCAACCTTCGTCAATATCGAAACGTCATCGAGAATTGTCGTGATGTCGTCGAGCAACAACAACAAACCGCTAGCCATACAGAAACTCGCAACGAGCAAAACGAAAAATGAGAGACCCTATTTTGTCGGCCAACTTATCATCCAATCGACTTGCTGTGTGAGCAGCTTGAATCGACTCGCCGCATGACGGCCCGCATCGGGACGCACAGTCTTGCTAAGACTTGATCTTTTGGCGTTTCTTCTTCGGGTTTGCCGCCCTCGATTTCCCGCCATTCGGTTTCGGTTCAGGTTTGGGCAATACAGCCGAACTTAACGCCCATTTTCTCCACGCCGCCACCATCTCGTCTCGCGTTTCCGTCTCGGACTCGGCAAGGTTATCTTGCTCGGTTCGGTCCGTCGCCAAGTCAAACAGTTCCCACGGTTCGCCCTTCACGCGGACCAGCTTCTTGTCGCCGACTCGCATCGCCGCATTGCCTTCGTGTTCCCAGAACAGTGGTCGATCGTTGAAAGTGCCTTGGCCGGTCAACAGCGGTTTCAGGCTCTGCCCCTGCATGGGTGTGATCGCGTTGCCGTTAAATTGTGCTGGGTAATGGGCACGGCCCAAATCAACACAGGTCGCCATCACGTCGATCAAGTGAGTCGGTGTGGTGATCCAGTCTTTTTCGTCGCCGCTCGGTTTGATCGCGGCCGGCCAATGCGCGACCAACGGTGTGGCGATGCCACCTTCGTGGTTGTAGTGCTTGTACATGCGAAAGGGCGTATTGTTCAAGTGAGCCCAGCAGCGACCGATGAACACATTCGAATGCGGATTGCCTGGCAGGTCGCCTTCGTACTTTCCGTTGATGCCAGCCTCGGCATTCCCACCGTTGTCGGACATGAACAAGATCAACGTGTTGTCCAGTTCATTTCGTGATCGAAGTGCTTCGGTCAGTTTGCCCAGATTCTTGTCGATCTCTTCGATCATCGCGGCATAGATCGCCATCATGTCGTCGTAGCGTTTTTGTTCTTCGGCAGATAACGAATCCCAAGCCGGGATCGCGTCGGGCCGAGGTTCAAGTTTCCAGCTCCTGTCGATCAGTCCCAACTCGATCTGGCGTTCGTAACGTTCTTCACGCAGCACATCCCAGCCCTTCATGTACTTGCCACGGTACTTTGCGATTGTTGCTTCGGGAGCCATGCAGGGAAAGTGCGGCGCGGTATGGGCGAGGTACCAAAAGAATGGCTTGTCGGCCGCAATTGCTTCGTCCACAAAACGAATGCCTTGATCGGTAAACAGGTCACAGGCATACCACGGTGGGTTCAATCGCGGATCGTCTTTGGCGATGCTGTCGCCGTTCAAGAAAATCTTCGAACCACCCTTCGATCCGGTCTGATTCGAAAAGTGGACGCCACCGGCCGGCAAGTTCAAGCTGCGATCGAAGCCTCGTCCCCAGGGAGTGACGCCATGCTCGAATCCGACGTGCCACTTGCCCGTCATCGCGGTCAAGTAACCAGCCTCTCGCATCACCTCGGCAATCGTGACACAGTTCGAATTCAGTCCGCCGGCATACCCAGGCGTTCCTTGATCGGTCGTCATCCAGCCCACACCGGCCTGGTGCGAATACAGTCCAGTCAGAAGCGAAGCCCGGGTCGGGCAACATCGTCCCGTGTTGTAGAACTGCGAAAACTTGGCTCCGCCCGCCGCCATCGCATCAAGATTCGGCGTCGGAATCTCGCTGCCGTACCCCATGTCCGAAAACCCCATGTCGTCTACCAAGATGACGATGATATTGGGGCGTTCGTCGGTTCCAGCCCTATCGGCCGCATCGCCGACGGCAAGGCATACCGTAGAGCAGGCAACCGAAACAGAAAGAATCGCAGCAATCGCAACGGCAAACATCAGAGTTCGCATGGGAGGTTCCTAGACACGTTTTTAAATTCACAAACACAGTGACGTCAATTTGGACTGGGGTATCTTACTGCATCGAGAGACTGCGTTCCTGTTTGCGAATCGGCACGCTGCAGTTATTCTGGTCAGGCAAATCTATTCTCTTCTGATCCAGGATCTGTTCGTGACCCACTTTGATGTCTTCAACGGTGATGCCGATGGTATTTGTGCCCTTCACCAACTACGGCTCGCGGATCCTCGGCCGAGTACGCTAGTAACGGGCGTCAAACGCGACATTGATTTGCTTCGACGGGTCGACGTTAAGGCCGGCGACAGTGTCACAGTGCTGGACATCTCGCTGGATAAGAACCGCGACGACCTCGTTCGCTTGCTAGGTGACGATGTTCCCGTAGTCTATTTCGACCACCATTTCGCAGGCGAGATCCCTGACTCGCCGCACTTGACTTCACATATCGATACCGCAGGCGACGTTTGCACGGGCTTGTTGGTAAATCGATATTTAAAGGACGCTTTTTTGCCGTGGGCTGTGGTGGCACTGTACGGCGACAATTTGTACGACGCGGCTCGGTCGGCGGCGAGTCCACTTGCATTGAACGAGACGCAGCTCGGCCAACTCGAAACGCTCGGGACGCTGCTGAATTACAACGGTTATGGCAGCACGCTGGATGATTTATTCTTCGCACCCGGCGAACTCTATCGGCGAGTTTCTCCTTACGCCGACCCGTTTGAATTCATCGCCTCCGATACGACTTTTCAGACGCTTGACGAAGGTTTTCGCAGCGACATGACGCGAGCTCGAACGATCGAACCGGTTTTGGCGACTGAGAAATGCGCCGCGTTCGAGTTCCCATGCGAATCGTTTTCGCGCCGAGTCAGTGGCGTGTACAGCAACGAACTCGCACGCTTGAATCCTGACCGTGCCCACGCTCTGCTCAGCCTGCTACCGTCGGGCGACTATCTGGTCAGCGTCCGCGCGCCGCTGGCAACCAAAGTTGGCGCCGATGATTTAGTTCGGCAGTTTCCGACCGGCGGTGGGCGTAAAGCGGCTGCGGGAATCAACCAATTGCCGGCCAGCCAACTGCAAGAGTTTCTGGACGCGATGCAACGTCAGTTTGTCTGATCGTCCGCGGAAGTCTGTGGCGGCACTTTTGCTAGTTCAGTTCGTCCCAATGCAAACCGAACCGAGTCAGGTACTTCTTCAATCGGTCCGCGTCATTCGGCTTGGCTTTTGACTTCCGCGAAACGTTGAAGAGTTCGCGTCCGGCTGCGGAAAGTGTTTTCGAGCGTCGGCAGACTCGAACCACTTCGGCCAACTGGATTCGATCAAAAGCGTCGATCTCGGCCAGTCGATCCTTGCCCAGCAGCGGCGTCAATGTGTCTTCCGACGTTCGATCAGGGGAAGCTTCTGTCCAGCTTGATCGCAGGCGTGTGATTTCCTCGTCGACAAGTGCGGGAGTGATTCGGCCACCGTCGGCGAGCGTTGACATGCGAGTCACGGCCGCGTTTAAGTCACGGAAGTTGGCTTTCCAAGACGAATCCGGTGCCATCGCAAAGTCGACAAACGCCTTCCTTGCTTCCTTGCCGATCGTAATCTTCTGGCCGCTCGCCTTCGTGAACTGTTGCAGTTCGAAGTCGAGGTTGGGATCAATATCAGCTCGCCGCTCGACAAGTCCCGGCAACCTGAACGACCACAGATTGATGCGAGCGAGCAGGTCTTCACGAAAAGTGCCCTTTGCGATTTCCGAACTGAGATCGCGATTGGTTCCAGCGATCAACTGAAAATTGCTTTCGGTTGTTTTATCGGAGCCGACGGGCAGGAACTGTTTCTCTTCGATCGCGCGCAGCAGCATCGCTTGCTCATCGAGCCCAAGTTCGCCGATTTCGTCAAGGAACAACATTCCGCCGTCCGCCGACTTCAGCAGTCCGGCACGCGAAGTCGCCGCCCCAGTGAACGCGCCTTTGGTGTGACCAAACAGAGTCGACATCGCCTGCTCGCCACGAATCGTTGCACAGTTGACTTCGACAAGCGGGCCTTGGATCTGTCGTCGGTTTCGTTTGAGCTCGTAGATCCGTTTAGCCAACTGAGTCTTGCCGGCGCCGGTGGGTCCTGTCATTAAGATCGGTGCCGTGGTTGCCAAACTGACTCGTTCGATGCGTTCGATCAGTTCGTTGAACGCGGCGTCTTTCGTGTCGATGCCGCACTTTAGAATCGACCGAGCTTCGTCGTGCTCTTCGCCGAACCGTTTCGCGAGTTGATCGTAGCGCGAAAGGTCTAGGTCAATGATTTGGTAGCTACCCGCTGTGCTTTCGGCCTCTAGCCGTCGCGAACGTCCACGGCTTTTCGGTGGCGACGTTTGCAACAGCGTCGCGGGCAAATGACGCGATTCGGTCAGCAAGAACAAACAAATCTGGGCGACGTGCGAACCGGTGGTGATGTGGACGTAGTAGTTGTTGCGATCGGTGTCGAACGAATAGCTGCGGCTGAAGTCATGTAGCGTCGCATAGACTTCTTCCAAGTCCCAAGGATCGGCAAGCGCGATCAAGTGTTGGTGAACCGTGGTTTCGGGCGACACCGTTTCGATGTCCGCCGAAACCTGGTTGGCAAGTTTTGTGTGCTTGGGATCGGCCAACAGCTCAAATCGATCGACGATAAAGTCATCCTGTTGGCAGATCGCCACGGACGGACGCCAGCCCGACCAGCGATCCGTCGACTTGCGAGTCGCGGTGTCCAATTGGGTACCAAGCAGGCCGATCAAAACGTTAGATTTGTTCATTGAGTGGTTTCGACGCAATGCGTGATTTTATCCAAGTTTATAAATTCGCCTCTTTTATGATAGTTCTTTCAGGTTCTTGCTGCTGGTACGCGATTGCTGTTTTGCCGTAAGTGCCTTCATGGTAGTGACTTGCGGTAATTTTGTGCGTCTTGGCACAGCGCATGCTTGGTATTAAGTTCGCCACGAAGGCGAATTTACTTGAACCCCTGAGGCCATCATGTCCACGTCAAGCTCCAACCCTGTTTCAAACACGGCACCACCCAAGGCGCCGGCGCGACGCCAATCCGGCGACCGTCACGTTTACAACGGTCCCGGCATGATCGCGACTGGCGAAGCGACGGCACTGTTGCCAACCGAGACGACTCCGCCAATCAAAGTGTTTGGAACCGCGGCGATCCGTGAGACTTTCGACGACCTGTGCTTGCAACAAGCCGTGAACTCGCGACTTGCGCCCGGCGTGACTGACTTGATCCTGAACCCCGACGCGCACTGTGGTTACGGGGCGCCGGTTGGATCCGTTTTGGTCTCGCCGACGCATATCTATCCGGGGCCAGTGGGGGTCGACATCAAGTGCTCGATGAGTCTGCTGCAGTTGGACCTGCCGGCCGACGCAGTCGACGACCGCAAGGTCCGCCGCGAATTGATTTCGGCGATTTGTCGACGTACGCCGACGGGTGCGGGAAAGGGGCAACGCAGTGTTGCTCAGTCGCGTCACGTCAATCGAACGCTTGGAAAGCAGTTGGTCCTCGAAGGTGCCAGCAAGGATGTTTGCATGGCGCTGGGGATTCCACCGAACTGGGCGTTCCGATGCGAGGACTCGTTTCATGTCGGGCATGATGGGACTGCGACCGCTTTGGAAGCTCGTTTGGAAACTTTGTTGGCGACACGCGAGATGACGAACTTTAGCGAAAAGATGCAACAACTTGGTTCATATGGTGGCGGAAATCATTTCGGCGAATGCGAAGTGGTGGAGGTCGGCGATAACGAACGAGCTCGAAGTGTTGCTGAAACGTTTGGGCTGCACGATGGAAACGTTGCGTTTCTGTCGCACTGTGGTTC harbors:
- a CDS encoding DHH family phosphoesterase; its protein translation is MTHFDVFNGDADGICALHQLRLADPRPSTLVTGVKRDIDLLRRVDVKAGDSVTVLDISLDKNRDDLVRLLGDDVPVVYFDHHFAGEIPDSPHLTSHIDTAGDVCTGLLVNRYLKDAFLPWAVVALYGDNLYDAARSAASPLALNETQLGQLETLGTLLNYNGYGSTLDDLFFAPGELYRRVSPYADPFEFIASDTTFQTLDEGFRSDMTRARTIEPVLATEKCAAFEFPCESFSRRVSGVYSNELARLNPDRAHALLSLLPSGDYLVSVRAPLATKVGADDLVRQFPTGGGRKAAAGINQLPASQLQEFLDAMQRQFV
- a CDS encoding DUF1592 domain-containing protein, which translates into the protein MKTVTKLLAFTIALSVCVLASLSALSSRTAIADAPPANDQNLATVTSFVSDNCIGCHSGGDASGGLDLESVDFSAETLAAANFDSRVWEAILKRTSTRQMPPASEYSPDEDGFDPDRPSEEAYQAVTSAMTDLLDQRATKFPNPGRTESLRRLTRTEYQNSIRDLLGIPIDAVAMLPPDESSHGFDNITVGELSPMLLSRYVSAAQAIARSAVGRADSGPIGLTVRVPADRTQLAHVEGLPLGTRGGTVFEHHFAASGQYEIELRLTRDRDEMVEGLTEPHQIDVLVDDQREHQFTVKPPPGRKDFTHVDSNLRTRIDVVRGSHRIGVTFPSKGASLAQTKRQPFDASYNRHRHPRAEPAIFQVSIIGPLAPTKSDRADANARSASDKRIFVCRPSDDAAAQERMECGEQIVRTLARRAYRRPITDEDLESPMFFFSEGDREGGFDAGVESALTSILVNPNFLFRVESDHAEDDAERRSVPISDVELASRLSFFLWSSIPDDELLSLAEANQLHDPEVLAKQVTRMLADDRSDSLTTNFASQWLYLRNLDSITPDLRLFPDFDDNLREAFRRETEELFRDMVRNDRSVLGLIDSDYTYLNQRLAKHYGVGHVFGSQFRRVNLPADSIRGGILRHGSILTVTSYATRTSPTIRGHWILKNILGTAPPPPPANVPNLKEKSTLAATSVRERLAQHRADPACASCHDLMDPVGFSLENFDAVGRWRDFDGELAIDSDGMMPDGQRINGIDALETGILARPEMFVSTMTEKLMTFGLGRGIEPDDGPTIRKIVASAAGSEYRFSSLITQIVTSNAFTHRSLR
- a CDS encoding arylsulfatase, which encodes MRTLMFAVAIAAILSVSVACSTVCLAVGDAADRAGTDERPNIIVILVDDMGFSDMGYGSEIPTPNLDAMAAGGAKFSQFYNTGRCCPTRASLLTGLYSHQAGVGWMTTDQGTPGYAGGLNSNCVTIAEVMREAGYLTAMTGKWHVGFEHGVTPWGRGFDRSLNLPAGGVHFSNQTGSKGGSKIFLNGDSIAKDDPRLNPPWYACDLFTDQGIRFVDEAIAADKPFFWYLAHTAPHFPCMAPEATIAKYRGKYMKGWDVLREERYERQIELGLIDRSWKLEPRPDAIPAWDSLSAEEQKRYDDMMAIYAAMIEEIDKNLGKLTEALRSRNELDNTLILFMSDNGGNAEAGINGKYEGDLPGNPHSNVFIGRCWAHLNNTPFRMYKHYNHEGGIATPLVAHWPAAIKPSGDEKDWITTPTHLIDVMATCVDLGRAHYPAQFNGNAITPMQGQSLKPLLTGQGTFNDRPLFWEHEGNAAMRVGDKKLVRVKGEPWELFDLATDRTEQDNLAESETETRDEMVAAWRKWALSSAVLPKPEPKPNGGKSRAANPKKKRQKIKS
- the rtcR gene encoding RNA repair transcriptional activator RtcR: MNKSNVLIGLLGTQLDTATRKSTDRWSGWRPSVAICQQDDFIVDRFELLADPKHTKLANQVSADIETVSPETTVHQHLIALADPWDLEEVYATLHDFSRSYSFDTDRNNYYVHITTGSHVAQICLFLLTESRHLPATLLQTSPPKSRGRSRRLEAESTAGSYQIIDLDLSRYDQLAKRFGEEHDEARSILKCGIDTKDAAFNELIERIERVSLATTAPILMTGPTGAGKTQLAKRIYELKRNRRQIQGPLVEVNCATIRGEQAMSTLFGHTKGAFTGAATSRAGLLKSADGGMLFLDEIGELGLDEQAMLLRAIEEKQFLPVGSDKTTESNFQLIAGTNRDLSSEIAKGTFREDLLARINLWSFRLPGLVERRADIDPNLDFELQQFTKASGQKITIGKEARKAFVDFAMAPDSSWKANFRDLNAAVTRMSTLADGGRITPALVDEEITRLRSSWTEASPDRTSEDTLTPLLGKDRLAEIDAFDRIQLAEVVRVCRRSKTLSAAGRELFNVSRKSKAKPNDADRLKKYLTRFGLHWDELN
- the serB gene encoding phosphoserine phosphatase SerB, which codes for MEPITEHHSSDKAVTVDSKVSLVLLRFTGEDRPGLTASLSELLASFGCLIIDINQAVIHQSLLLGVLVQIPAEQDPDRVIEAMQDRGESLGLRCKPRHIHDGDYDAWVDRQGKSRFILTLLSRAVTAEQFSAVSSMLAQQGLNIDVITRLSGRPPRIPTSKLTRACVEFSIRGEPRDKNQLKASLLELSSSLELDLAWQRDDAFRRNRRVVAFDMDSTLLQAEVIDELAKEAGVGDEVIAITEAAMRGEIDFDESLRQRVSKLAGLSESVLPIIAERLELTEGAERLLTSLRRFGYRTAILSGGFSYFGEYLKKRLKIDYVYANELEIVDGKLTGRVTGEIVNAQRKAELLQSLADAEGVDRKQLIAIGDGANDLPMLARAGLGIAFHAKPIVRQSAEHQMSTLGLDAVLYLLGVRDRDLE
- a CDS encoding DUF808 domain-containing protein; translated protein: MASGLLLLLDDITTILDDVSILTKVAAKKTAGVLGDDLALNAQQVSGVDASRELPVVWAVAKGSLLNKVILVPSALTLSAIAPWSIDPLLIAGGAYLCFEGCEKLAHAFFHDPEDEKHAREHESLIADNSVDIVAAEKTKIAGAIRTDFILSAEIVVITLGTVATEPFMTRVAVLVAISLLMTVGVYGLVAGIVKLDDLGRHLILTSPAKPASSLRRSIGTSILTLAPYLMKFLSLAGTVAMFLVGGGLLAHGIAPIHHFIESVEHRVAAIEPIGGFLASISTMVLNGIIGVLIGAIVLAVVLLAKKIFAKPASQA
- a CDS encoding RtcB family protein gives rise to the protein MIATGEATALLPTETTPPIKVFGTAAIRETFDDLCLQQAVNSRLAPGVTDLILNPDAHCGYGAPVGSVLVSPTHIYPGPVGVDIKCSMSLLQLDLPADAVDDRKVRRELISAICRRTPTGAGKGQRSVAQSRHVNRTLGKQLVLEGASKDVCMALGIPPNWAFRCEDSFHVGHDGTATALEARLETLLATREMTNFSEKMQQLGSYGGGNHFGECEVVEVGDNERARSVAETFGLHDGNVAFLSHCGSRGFGHILASGQFKHLQTKFDRWGIPLPAGDRQLVYAPLGSDEANNYLDDMSLGANFATVNHLLINALVLEAFQEVIPGVKGDLVYFISHNIARREIVNDRPAWVHRKGATRAMPAGHHSLEGTPFANSGHPILLPGNPRDGSAVMVADPGAEASCFSVNHGAGRVLGRRHAKRVLDQSTVDTELESNDILSNCRRYPIDEAPAAYKDFNEVLHSVKSAGLASEVARLKARFVIKDASKADD